A region from the Streptomyces lydicus genome encodes:
- a CDS encoding class I SAM-dependent methyltransferase: MEPSLPQSPPPAHATLARSFDAVAAQYAAARPGYPPALFDAVEELAGQSLAGARVLDVGAGTGIATGLLAGRGARVTAVEPGAAMAAELHAAHPGTPLVRALGDALPFSDEAGFDLVSYAQAWHWTDPARSVPEALRVLRPGGALALWWNIPDPDVGWAAEQEARLARRLLGYHRHGVAPEAPDLLRGLGLGLEPAFRVLHWTRRVPLDTHLAMLGSRSHFSAIGPAAAAPVLEDERTALLSLFPDGIVEEAYALDLTVTLRPPAAGEPEAARR; this comes from the coding sequence ATGGAACCGTCGTTGCCGCAGTCCCCGCCACCGGCCCACGCCACCCTCGCCCGTTCCTTCGACGCGGTGGCCGCCCAGTACGCCGCCGCCCGCCCCGGCTATCCGCCGGCCCTCTTCGACGCCGTCGAGGAGCTGGCCGGTCAGTCGCTGGCCGGGGCGCGGGTGCTGGACGTCGGAGCCGGGACCGGTATCGCGACCGGGCTGCTGGCCGGGCGCGGAGCGCGGGTCACCGCCGTGGAGCCGGGGGCCGCGATGGCCGCCGAGCTGCACGCCGCCCATCCGGGCACGCCGCTCGTCCGCGCCCTCGGCGATGCGCTGCCGTTCTCCGACGAAGCGGGCTTCGACCTCGTCAGCTACGCACAGGCCTGGCACTGGACCGACCCGGCCCGCTCCGTCCCTGAGGCCCTGAGGGTGCTGCGGCCCGGCGGCGCCCTCGCGCTGTGGTGGAACATCCCCGACCCGGACGTCGGATGGGCCGCCGAACAGGAGGCCCGGCTCGCCCGCCGGCTGCTCGGATACCACCGCCACGGCGTCGCGCCGGAGGCCCCCGACCTGCTCCGCGGCCTCGGCCTAGGCCTGGAGCCCGCCTTCCGCGTCCTGCACTGGACGCGGCGGGTCCCCCTCGACACCCACCTCGCGATGCTGGGCAGCCGCTCGCACTTCTCCGCCATCGGCCCGGCGGCCGCGGCCCCCGTCCTGGAGGACGAGCGGACCGCGCTGCTGTCCCTCTTCCCGGACGGCATCGTCGAGGAGGCCTACGCGCTCGACCTGACCGTCACACTCCGGCCGCCTGCAGCGGGTGAGCCCGAGGCGGCACGACGCTGA
- a CDS encoding ABC transporter permease — protein MATAARVLRQLRHDPRTIALMLVVPCVMIALLRYVFDARPETFDSIGASLLGIFPMITMFLVTSIATLRERTSGTLERLLALPLGKADLISGYALAFGLLAIVQSALVTALSVWGLGLDITGSAWLLLPVAVLDALLGTALGLFVSAFAASEFQAVQFMPAVLMPQLLLCGLFTPRDTMQPALEKLSDLLPMSYAVDGMNQVLTHPDLTGDFLRDVIVVSGCALLVLALGAATLRRRTR, from the coding sequence CTGGCCACCGCCGCCCGGGTCCTGCGCCAGCTCCGCCACGACCCCCGCACCATCGCGCTGATGCTCGTCGTCCCGTGCGTGATGATCGCCCTGCTCCGCTACGTCTTCGACGCCCGCCCCGAGACGTTCGACAGCATCGGCGCCTCGCTCCTCGGCATCTTCCCGATGATCACGATGTTCCTGGTGACCTCCATCGCCACCCTCCGCGAACGCACCTCGGGAACCCTGGAACGCCTGCTCGCCCTGCCCCTCGGCAAGGCCGACCTGATCAGCGGCTACGCCCTGGCCTTCGGCCTGCTGGCGATCGTCCAGTCGGCCCTCGTCACGGCCCTGTCCGTCTGGGGCCTCGGCCTCGACATCACCGGCTCCGCCTGGCTGCTCCTGCCCGTCGCCGTCCTGGACGCCCTCCTCGGCACCGCCCTCGGCCTGTTCGTCTCGGCCTTCGCCGCCTCCGAATTCCAGGCCGTCCAGTTCATGCCCGCCGTCCTGATGCCCCAACTACTGCTCTGCGGCCTGTTCACCCCGCGCGACACCATGCAGCCGGCCCTGGAAAAGCTCTCCGACCTCCTCCCGATGTCCTACGCCGTCGACGGGATGAACCAGGTCCTCACCCACCCCGACCTCACCGGCGACTTCCTCCGTGACGTCATCGTCGTCAGCGGCTGCGCCCTCCTCGTCCTCGCCCTCGGCGCCGCCACCCTCCGCCGCCGTACGAGATGA
- a CDS encoding M1 family metallopeptidase — MIRRPFRYCGATAALSVALLLSSCTNGTGGVQGAAGSGGVGDPLFPSLGNGGYQVRHYGLDLDYDVKRKRLDATAQITSEATENLRSFQLDLQGLRVSDVRVDGKDAAFSRKGHKLIVRPADGLRKGAQFRTTVDYNGTPQELKDPDGTTEGWVKTADGAFVSGEPAGSMTWFPGNNHPEDKAAYDFTITVPKGYTAVANGDLRSERTAGGRTTFRWHNGQPMASYLATATIGRFDVHRSRTAGGLPLYVAVDPAEAKASKGPLEQLPEILKWESGLFGRYPFSSAGAIVDDTPDRITWMALETQTKPVYAGAPDTVTVVHEMAHQWFGDSVTPKTWKDAWLNEAFATYAEWLWEEHKGGKTPQQQFDALYKDKTDPQRWAFPPGNPGEAKNVTGVPVYERGAMLLQELRNAVGDKTFFRILKEWPAKYRYSTADAKEFIAFCQERTDVDLTGLFDTWLYGKGKPEGKGEGQ, encoded by the coding sequence GTGATTCGCCGGCCTTTCCGCTACTGCGGTGCGACCGCCGCCCTGTCCGTCGCCCTGCTGCTCTCCTCGTGCACGAACGGCACCGGGGGTGTCCAGGGAGCGGCGGGCAGTGGCGGGGTGGGCGATCCGCTCTTCCCGTCGCTCGGCAACGGCGGCTATCAGGTCCGCCATTACGGGCTCGATCTCGACTACGACGTGAAGAGGAAGCGGCTGGACGCCACCGCCCAGATCACCTCCGAGGCCACCGAGAACCTGCGGTCCTTCCAACTCGATCTGCAGGGGCTGCGGGTGTCGGACGTACGGGTCGACGGCAAGGACGCCGCGTTCTCCCGTAAGGGACACAAGCTGATCGTCCGGCCGGCCGACGGCCTCAGGAAGGGCGCGCAGTTCCGTACGACCGTCGACTACAACGGCACACCTCAGGAGCTGAAGGATCCGGACGGTACGACGGAGGGGTGGGTCAAGACCGCCGACGGGGCGTTCGTCTCGGGCGAGCCCGCCGGGTCCATGACCTGGTTCCCCGGCAACAACCACCCCGAGGACAAGGCGGCCTACGACTTCACGATCACCGTGCCGAAGGGCTATACCGCCGTCGCCAACGGGGATCTGCGGTCGGAGAGAACGGCCGGCGGCCGGACCACCTTCCGTTGGCACAACGGGCAGCCCATGGCCAGCTACCTCGCCACCGCCACCATCGGCCGCTTCGACGTCCACCGCTCCCGTACGGCCGGCGGGCTGCCGCTGTACGTCGCGGTGGACCCGGCGGAGGCCAAGGCGAGCAAGGGGCCGCTGGAGCAGCTGCCGGAGATCCTGAAGTGGGAGAGCGGGCTGTTCGGCCGCTACCCCTTCTCCTCCGCGGGCGCGATCGTCGACGACACCCCGGACCGGATCACATGGATGGCGCTGGAGACCCAGACCAAGCCGGTCTACGCGGGGGCGCCGGACACCGTGACCGTGGTGCACGAGATGGCCCACCAGTGGTTCGGCGATTCGGTGACCCCGAAGACCTGGAAGGACGCCTGGCTCAACGAGGCGTTTGCGACCTACGCCGAGTGGCTGTGGGAGGAGCACAAGGGCGGCAAGACCCCGCAGCAGCAGTTCGACGCGCTCTACAAGGACAAGACGGACCCGCAGCGCTGGGCCTTCCCGCCGGGCAATCCGGGCGAGGCGAAGAATGTGACCGGGGTCCCCGTCTACGAGCGGGGCGCGATGCTGCTCCAGGAGCTGCGGAACGCGGTCGGCGACAAGACCTTCTTCCGGATCCTCAAGGAGTGGCCCGCCAAGTACCGCTACTCCACCGCCGACGCGAAGGAATTCATCGCCTTCTGCCAGGAGCGCACGGATGTGGATCTGACCGGGTTGTTCGACACGTGGCTGTACGGCAAGGGGAAGCCCGAAGGGAAAGGGGAAGGGCAGTAG
- a CDS encoding GNAT family N-acetyltransferase produces MTYVIRPVKAAEWQRLRELRLAALADPIARVAFNETLEEAAGRPDEIWQRRAAGSEQGAAPLTFIGEAASGRWGGMVVVLVEEDEEVPQTHVVGVYVRPEHRGTGLARELFEAAIGWSWDLADPVMERVRLWVHEENPRAEALYRSLGFVATGRTMADPKDVAALEREMALSRGGDRKDAP; encoded by the coding sequence ATGACGTATGTGATCAGGCCTGTGAAGGCGGCGGAGTGGCAGCGGCTCAGGGAACTGCGGCTGGCGGCCCTGGCGGATCCGATCGCCCGGGTGGCGTTCAATGAGACGCTGGAGGAGGCCGCCGGCCGGCCCGATGAAATCTGGCAGCGCCGGGCGGCAGGCAGCGAACAGGGCGCCGCGCCGCTGACGTTCATCGGGGAGGCCGCGAGCGGGCGGTGGGGCGGCATGGTGGTGGTCCTGGTCGAGGAGGACGAGGAGGTGCCGCAGACGCACGTGGTGGGCGTGTATGTGCGGCCCGAGCACCGGGGGACGGGGCTGGCGCGGGAGTTGTTCGAGGCGGCGATCGGGTGGTCGTGGGACCTCGCGGACCCGGTGATGGAGCGCGTACGGCTGTGGGTGCACGAGGAGAATCCGCGGGCCGAAGCGCTGTACCGGTCCCTGGGGTTCGTGGCGACGGGGCGGACCATGGCCGACCCGAAGGATGTCGCCGCGCTGGAGCGGGAGATGGCGCTGAGCCGGGGCGGCGACCGGAAGGACGCCCCTTAG
- a CDS encoding ABC transporter ATP-binding protein produces the protein MMNYGRDPAGPDGIPAPADQVVPTTPTTPTTPAVHAHGLTVIRGSRTVLDALSFDVPRGRITGLLGPSGCGKSTLMRAIVGTQAKVTGTLDVLGRPAGDPRLRPRIGYVTQEPSVYDDLTVRQNLDYFAAVLHPGRAARARRRETVTRVIEDVDLTRRADALAGNLSGGQRSRVSLAVALLGAPELLVLDEPTVGLDPVLRRDLWHLFHTLATDRGATLLVSSHVMDEAERCHRLLLMREGRILADGAPDALRDRTGSPTVEAAFLHLVDEARAAAAPTAPAPTAPAPTAPGTATPKEPAR, from the coding sequence ATGATGAATTACGGTCGCGACCCCGCCGGTCCAGACGGCATCCCCGCCCCAGCCGACCAAGTCGTCCCCACCACCCCCACCACCCCCACTACCCCCGCCGTCCACGCCCACGGCCTCACCGTCATCCGAGGCAGCCGCACCGTCCTCGACGCCCTCTCCTTCGACGTGCCCCGCGGCCGCATCACCGGCCTCCTCGGCCCCTCCGGATGCGGCAAATCCACCCTGATGCGCGCCATCGTCGGCACCCAGGCCAAAGTCACCGGCACCCTCGACGTCCTCGGCCGGCCCGCCGGCGACCCCCGGCTGCGTCCCCGTATCGGCTATGTCACCCAGGAGCCGTCCGTCTACGACGACCTCACCGTCCGCCAGAACCTCGACTACTTCGCCGCCGTCCTGCACCCCGGCCGGGCGGCCCGCGCCCGGCGCCGCGAGACTGTCACCCGCGTCATCGAGGACGTCGACCTCACCCGCCGGGCCGACGCCCTCGCCGGCAACCTCTCCGGCGGCCAGCGCAGCCGGGTCTCCCTCGCGGTGGCCCTGCTCGGCGCCCCCGAACTCCTCGTCCTCGACGAACCCACCGTCGGCCTGGACCCCGTCCTCCGCCGCGACCTGTGGCACCTCTTCCACACCCTCGCCACCGACCGCGGCGCCACCCTCCTCGTCTCCTCGCACGTCATGGACGAGGCCGAGCGCTGCCACCGGCTGCTCCTGATGCGCGAGGGCCGCATCCTCGCCGACGGCGCACCCGACGCACTCCGCGACCGCACCGGCTCCCCGACCGTCGAGGCCGCCTTCCTCCACCTGGTCGACGAGGCCAGGGCCGCGGCCGCCCCGACGGCGCCCGCCCCGACGGCGCCCGCCCCGACGGCGCCCGGCACCGCCACCCCCAAGGAACCAGCACGATGA
- a CDS encoding TetR family transcriptional regulator, translating to MAGLRERKKEQTRRRISAAAWRLFAERGFEAVTVNEIAEAAEVAKATLFAYFPTKESLALQGVGDDDLAGIVAGRAPGRSALDALRAHYRAFAAGPMTGVDPEVLVSRVRVIFDSPALSGATNALLYQQRQRLAEVLAEEHGERTAALVAAQVSAALVTLQETFFRQLAAGGSLAAARGQLAEDVELTFDLLAHGLEHLPGPATTRRPGRAKGRRGHGDHRDHTDDTDDTSNNDRTDRTDHAGHADRTDHAGHTDHADQRGK from the coding sequence ATGGCTGGACTGCGGGAGCGGAAGAAGGAACAGACCCGGCGGCGGATCTCGGCGGCGGCATGGCGGCTGTTCGCCGAGCGCGGCTTCGAGGCGGTGACGGTCAACGAGATCGCCGAGGCCGCGGAGGTGGCCAAGGCGACGCTGTTCGCGTACTTCCCGACGAAGGAGTCGCTCGCCCTGCAGGGCGTGGGGGACGACGATCTGGCGGGGATCGTCGCCGGGCGGGCGCCCGGCCGTTCGGCACTCGACGCGCTGCGGGCGCACTACCGGGCGTTCGCCGCCGGGCCGATGACCGGGGTGGACCCGGAGGTGCTGGTCTCCCGGGTCCGGGTGATCTTCGACAGCCCCGCGCTCAGCGGCGCCACGAACGCGCTGCTCTACCAGCAGCGGCAACGACTGGCGGAGGTACTGGCCGAGGAGCACGGCGAGCGCACGGCCGCGCTGGTGGCGGCTCAGGTCAGCGCCGCGCTGGTCACTCTCCAGGAGACGTTCTTCCGGCAGCTGGCCGCCGGCGGCTCGCTCGCGGCGGCCCGCGGACAGCTGGCCGAGGACGTCGAGCTCACCTTCGACCTGCTGGCCCACGGACTTGAGCACCTTCCGGGGCCGGCCACCACCCGACGGCCCGGCCGGGCGAAAGGCCGCAGGGGCCACGGAGACCACAGGGACCACACCGACGACACCGACGACACCAGCAACAACGACCGCACGGACCGTACAGACCACGCAGGTCACGCAGACCGCACGGACCACGCGGGCCACACGGACCACGCAGACCAGAGAGGGAAGTGA
- the proC gene encoding pyrroline-5-carboxylate reductase — MTQKVAVLGTGKIGEALLSGMIRGGWAPSDLLVTARRRERAEQLHARYGVEAVSNAEAAKSADTLILTVKPQDMGTLLTELAPHVPTNRLVISGAAGIPTSYFEERLAAGTPVVRVMTNTPALVDEAMSVISAGTHATGAHLARAEEIFSGVGKTLRVPESQQDACTALSGSGPAYFFFLVEAMTDAGILLGLPRDKAHDLIVQAAIGAAVMLRDSGEHPVKLRENVTSPAGTTINAIRELENHGVRAALIAALEAARDRSRELASGNG; from the coding sequence ATGACCCAGAAGGTCGCAGTACTCGGCACCGGAAAGATCGGCGAAGCCCTGCTCAGCGGAATGATCCGAGGCGGCTGGGCACCCTCCGACCTCCTGGTCACCGCCCGCCGCCGGGAACGCGCCGAGCAGCTGCACGCCCGCTACGGCGTCGAGGCGGTCAGCAACGCCGAGGCCGCCAAGTCCGCCGACACCCTCATCCTCACCGTCAAGCCCCAGGACATGGGCACCCTGCTGACCGAGCTGGCCCCGCACGTCCCCACCAACCGCCTGGTCATCAGCGGCGCCGCCGGCATCCCCACCTCCTACTTCGAGGAACGCCTGGCCGCCGGCACCCCGGTCGTGCGGGTCATGACGAACACCCCCGCCCTCGTCGACGAGGCGATGTCCGTCATCTCCGCCGGCACCCACGCCACCGGCGCCCACCTCGCCCGCGCCGAGGAGATCTTCTCCGGCGTCGGCAAGACCCTCCGCGTCCCCGAGTCCCAGCAGGACGCCTGCACCGCGCTCTCCGGCTCGGGCCCGGCGTACTTCTTCTTCCTCGTCGAGGCCATGACCGACGCCGGCATCCTCCTCGGCCTGCCCCGCGACAAGGCCCATGACCTCATCGTCCAGGCCGCCATCGGCGCCGCGGTGATGCTCCGCGACAGCGGCGAACACCCCGTCAAGCTCCGCGAGAACGTCACTTCCCCGGCCGGCACCACCATCAACGCCATCCGCGAACTCGAAAACCACGGCGTACGCGCCGCCCTGATCGCCGCCCTGGAGGCCGCCCGCGACCGCAGCCGCGAACTCGCCTCCGGCAACGGCTGA
- the trpS gene encoding tryptophan--tRNA ligase, with the protein MNEMATASAMATGARKRIFSGVQPTGHLTLGNYLGAMRRWAEVDQHRADALFCVVNLHALTVEHDPARVRRLSRQAATLVLASGLDPELCTLFVQSQVDEHLRLSYLMECTASDGEMRRMIQYKEKAAREQGRGGSVRLSLLTYPALMAADILAYGTDEVPVGEDQAQHVELARDLAVRFNQRYGATFVVPKAVTPPVAARVKNLQEPTSKMGKSQDRTAGVVYLLDEPEAVRKKVMRAVTDSEPDVSYEPERRPGVANLLEVLAACAGSDPERLAEGYDSCGALKKDVAEAVVETLRPVQARHAELAAEPGLVDAVLLAGAERARGLARPRVDAAFEAIGVLPGR; encoded by the coding sequence ATGAACGAGATGGCGACGGCCTCGGCGATGGCGACCGGTGCGCGTAAGCGGATCTTCAGTGGGGTGCAGCCGACGGGGCATCTGACGCTGGGGAACTACCTCGGGGCGATGCGGCGGTGGGCCGAGGTGGACCAGCATCGTGCGGACGCTCTGTTCTGCGTGGTGAATCTGCATGCGCTGACCGTGGAGCACGATCCGGCGCGGGTGCGGCGGCTCAGTCGGCAGGCCGCGACATTGGTGCTGGCCTCGGGGCTGGATCCGGAGCTCTGCACGCTGTTTGTGCAGAGTCAGGTGGATGAGCATCTGCGGCTTTCGTATCTGATGGAGTGCACGGCCTCCGACGGGGAGATGCGGCGCATGATCCAGTACAAGGAGAAGGCCGCGCGGGAGCAGGGCCGGGGCGGGAGTGTGCGGCTGTCGTTGCTGACGTATCCGGCGCTGATGGCGGCGGACATCCTGGCGTACGGGACGGATGAGGTGCCGGTCGGGGAGGACCAGGCGCAGCATGTGGAGCTGGCGCGGGATCTCGCGGTGCGGTTCAACCAGCGGTACGGGGCGACGTTCGTGGTGCCGAAGGCCGTGACTCCGCCCGTGGCGGCGCGGGTGAAGAATCTGCAGGAGCCGACGTCGAAAATGGGGAAGTCGCAGGACCGGACCGCGGGGGTCGTCTATCTGCTGGACGAGCCGGAGGCGGTGCGGAAGAAGGTGATGCGGGCGGTGACGGATTCGGAGCCGGACGTCTCGTACGAGCCGGAGCGGCGGCCCGGGGTGGCGAATCTGCTGGAGGTGCTGGCCGCGTGTGCGGGGAGTGATCCGGAGCGGTTGGCCGAGGGGTACGACTCGTGCGGTGCGCTGAAGAAGGACGTCGCGGAGGCCGTGGTGGAGACGCTCCGGCCGGTGCAGGCACGGCATGCGGAGCTGGCGGCGGAGCCGGGGCTGGTTGATGCGGTCCTGCTGGCCGGGGCCGAGCGGGCACGGGGGCTGGCCAGGCCGCGGGTGGATGCCGCGTTCGAGGCGATCGGGGTGCTGCCCGGGAGGTGA
- a CDS encoding SulP family inorganic anion transporter, translated as MRRSRVARQRPFRPSIPSRQTLSVWRADVTASLVVFLVAVPLCVGVAVASGAPAELGLVTGIVGGLLTGLLPGSSLQVSGPAAGLTVLVYEAVKEYGLGTLGALVLIAGVLQLAMGALRLGRWFRAISVAVVQGMLAGIGLVLIAGQLYALADAKAPGGGPANLGGLPKLVADTAGSGASLTALAVGAGTVVLLVLWPKWRRAARVVPAPLVAVSLATLVVWMLELPVARVEVAGLLEVVQPPSGADFLRLTEAGAVAGALGTVLAFTLIASAESLFSAAAVDRLHDGPRTDYDKELMAQGAGNTVCGLLGALPMTAVIVRSAANVHAGARTKASRVLHGAWLLLFAVAFPAALGVVPLAALAGVLVHAGGKLLPVKQWRPLWREHRGEAVVLAATAVAIVATNMFEGVLLGLLMAVAKSAWETSHVHLEIVGLDEPVAPATGGAKAGDATGGLGAGEYGADGLGTDGRGTDGSGPRRPILVRALGHATFLRLPKLLDQLEALPKDREIQLDLSGLRHLDHACAAALGNWEEQQRRGPDGTTREKTPSVAP; from the coding sequence ATGCGTAGGTCCCGTGTTGCCCGTCAACGTCCGTTCCGGCCGTCCATACCGTCACGGCAGACGCTGTCGGTCTGGCGCGCCGATGTCACCGCCTCGCTCGTCGTCTTTCTCGTCGCCGTCCCGCTGTGTGTCGGGGTGGCCGTCGCGTCCGGGGCACCGGCCGAACTGGGGCTGGTCACCGGGATCGTCGGCGGACTGCTCACCGGGTTACTCCCCGGCAGCAGTCTGCAGGTCAGCGGCCCGGCCGCGGGGCTGACCGTGCTGGTCTACGAGGCCGTGAAGGAGTACGGGCTCGGCACGCTGGGCGCGCTGGTGCTGATCGCCGGGGTGCTGCAGCTGGCCATGGGGGCGCTGCGGCTCGGGCGCTGGTTCCGGGCCATCTCCGTGGCGGTCGTCCAGGGGATGCTCGCGGGCATCGGGCTGGTGCTGATCGCCGGGCAGCTGTACGCCCTGGCGGACGCCAAGGCGCCGGGCGGCGGGCCGGCGAATCTGGGCGGGCTGCCGAAACTGGTGGCGGACACCGCCGGGTCCGGCGCCTCGCTCACGGCGCTGGCGGTGGGCGCGGGGACCGTTGTGCTGCTGGTGCTGTGGCCGAAGTGGCGGCGTGCGGCGCGGGTGGTGCCGGCGCCGCTGGTGGCCGTGTCGCTGGCGACGCTCGTGGTGTGGATGCTGGAACTGCCGGTGGCCCGGGTCGAGGTGGCGGGCCTGCTGGAAGTCGTCCAGCCGCCGAGCGGCGCGGACTTCCTGCGGCTGACGGAGGCGGGGGCGGTGGCCGGTGCGCTGGGCACCGTGCTGGCGTTCACCCTGATCGCCTCGGCGGAGTCGCTGTTCTCCGCGGCCGCGGTGGACCGGCTGCACGACGGGCCGCGGACCGATTACGACAAGGAGCTGATGGCCCAGGGCGCGGGCAACACGGTGTGCGGCCTGCTGGGGGCACTGCCGATGACCGCGGTGATCGTCCGCAGCGCCGCGAATGTGCACGCCGGGGCCCGGACCAAGGCCTCACGGGTGCTGCACGGGGCGTGGCTGCTGCTCTTCGCGGTGGCCTTCCCGGCGGCACTGGGTGTGGTGCCGCTCGCGGCGCTGGCCGGTGTACTGGTGCATGCGGGCGGCAAGTTGCTGCCGGTGAAGCAGTGGCGTCCGCTGTGGCGTGAGCACCGGGGTGAGGCCGTGGTGCTCGCCGCGACGGCGGTGGCGATCGTGGCCACCAATATGTTCGAGGGGGTGCTGCTGGGGCTGCTGATGGCGGTGGCCAAGTCGGCGTGGGAGACCTCGCACGTCCACCTGGAGATCGTGGGGCTGGACGAGCCGGTGGCACCGGCCACCGGGGGCGCCAAGGCCGGCGACGCCACGGGCGGTCTCGGGGCGGGCGAATACGGGGCGGACGGACTCGGGACGGACGGACGCGGGACGGACGGCTCCGGCCCCCGGCGCCCCATCCTCGTACGGGCCCTGGGCCATGCCACCTTCCTGCGGCTGCCGAAGCTGCTCGACCAGCTGGAGGCGCTGCCCAAGGACCGGGAGATCCAGCTCGATCTGTCGGGGCTGCGGCATCTCGACCATGCGTGTGCGGCGGCGCTCGGCAACTGGGAGGAGCAGCAGCGGCGCGGACCGGACGGGACCACCCGGGAGAAGACACCGTCGGTCGCCCCGTAG
- a CDS encoding peptidase, producing the protein MTTQDDLGSVEPAGEQAPAAAAGGSTYPVAPGYRLKVRQGPGTNYPVVRQLAEGARVQIRCQLHGQSVNGPYGTSDIWDSIGAGQYVSDAYVRTGSSGMVAPRCTN; encoded by the coding sequence ATGACGACTCAGGACGATCTCGGCTCCGTGGAACCCGCCGGGGAGCAGGCGCCCGCCGCCGCGGCCGGCGGCTCCACCTATCCGGTCGCACCCGGCTACCGCCTCAAGGTCCGCCAGGGCCCCGGCACCAACTACCCGGTCGTCCGCCAGCTGGCGGAGGGGGCGCGGGTCCAGATCCGCTGCCAGCTCCACGGTCAGTCGGTCAATGGCCCGTACGGCACCTCGGACATCTGGGACAGCATCGGCGCCGGCCAGTACGTCTCCGACGCGTACGTCCGGACGGGCAGCAGCGGCATGGTCGCGCCGCGCTGCACGAACTGA